In the Leptotrichia sp. oral taxon 847 genome, one interval contains:
- the pncB gene encoding nicotinate phosphoribosyltransferase yields the protein MLKEINDQIDYFCNLRFKSEELNYLRSIRFIKSDYVEFLRLWHPIKDYVTTTLENGVLKVIVRGPLFSAMQFEIYLLEIINEVYFRMKFDYDELIISAKEKLDKKILDFKNKKYNFKFAEFGCRRRLSREWQEEVVKKLSSETQNMVGTSNVFLAMKYNLVPIGTYAHEYVQMYQGIDSIPLAYTNHYALEDWYNEYKGDNGTALTDTITTDLFLRDFDRSMVNNYTGVRHDSGDPYTWAEKILNHYKKYGIDPKTKTLLFSDSLNFDDAEKLYQKFKDKVKISFGIGTFITNDTKEKPLNIVIKLQYVNDRPVAKLSDVEGKTMCDDEKYLKYLKDSVKFRLEREREYQ from the coding sequence ATGTTAAAGGAAATAAACGATCAGATTGATTATTTTTGCAATTTGCGTTTTAAAAGTGAAGAATTGAACTATTTACGCTCGATAAGATTTATTAAGTCAGATTACGTTGAATTTTTGAGATTGTGGCATCCAATTAAAGATTATGTGACTACAACACTTGAAAATGGAGTACTTAAAGTTATTGTGAGAGGTCCGCTTTTTAGTGCTATGCAATTTGAAATTTACTTGCTTGAAATTATTAATGAAGTGTATTTTAGAATGAAATTTGACTACGACGAACTGATAATTTCAGCAAAAGAAAAATTGGATAAAAAAATTTTGGATTTTAAAAATAAAAAATATAATTTTAAATTTGCGGAATTTGGCTGTAGAAGAAGACTTTCAAGGGAATGGCAGGAAGAAGTAGTGAAAAAATTATCCAGCGAAACTCAAAATATGGTTGGAACTTCCAATGTATTTTTGGCAATGAAATACAATTTAGTACCAATTGGAACTTATGCACACGAATATGTTCAGATGTATCAGGGAATTGACTCCATTCCACTAGCTTATACAAATCATTATGCACTAGAAGACTGGTACAACGAATATAAGGGAGATAATGGTACAGCGCTTACAGATACGATAACTACAGACTTATTTTTAAGGGATTTTGACAGGAGCATGGTAAATAACTACACAGGAGTACGACATGATTCAGGTGATCCATATACCTGGGCTGAAAAAATATTAAATCACTATAAAAAATATGGAATAGATCCAAAGACAAAAACACTTTTATTCAGCGATTCACTAAATTTTGACGATGCTGAAAAATTATATCAAAAATTTAAAGATAAAGTAAAAATTTCTTTTGGAATCGGAACATTTATAACTAATGACACCAAAGAAAAACCTCTAAATATTGTAATTAAGCTTCAGTATGTAAACGATAGACCTGTCGCCAAATTGAGTGATGTTGAAGGAAAAACTATGTGTGATGACGAAAAATACTTAAAATATTTGAAGGACTCGGTAAAA
- the nadE gene encoding NAD(+) synthase, with amino-acid sequence MKNEKEEIINWIKKYFEENGKSCKAVVGISGGTDSSVVAALCVEALGNENVIGVLMPKGLQHDIVFSKKLVEFLKIEHYEVNIEKTVNDLKEAISLQMGVNPDEFDAYKTNQPARIRMAVLYGISAIVGGRVANTCNLSEDYVGYSTKFGDAAGDFSPISDFTKTEVRKLGAELGLPEMFLKKVPEDGMSGKSDEEKLGFSYEILDEYIRTGNISDLKAKEKIDYLHKINLHKILPMPKYKKGDK; translated from the coding sequence ATGAAAAATGAAAAAGAAGAAATTATCAACTGGATCAAAAAATATTTTGAAGAGAATGGAAAAAGCTGTAAAGCTGTCGTGGGAATTTCTGGAGGAACAGATTCCTCAGTTGTAGCAGCACTTTGTGTGGAAGCACTAGGAAATGAGAATGTAATAGGAGTCCTTATGCCGAAGGGATTACAGCACGATATTGTCTTTTCAAAAAAATTAGTGGAATTTTTGAAAATAGAGCACTATGAAGTCAACATTGAAAAGACTGTAAACGATTTGAAAGAGGCAATTTCTTTACAAATGGGAGTAAATCCCGATGAATTCGACGCTTACAAAACTAATCAACCTGCTAGAATACGGATGGCTGTATTGTATGGAATTTCTGCTATTGTTGGCGGGAGAGTGGCTAACACTTGTAATTTATCTGAAGATTATGTGGGCTATTCGACAAAATTTGGAGATGCTGCAGGAGATTTTTCACCGATTTCCGATTTTACAAAAACTGAAGTGCGAAAATTGGGAGCTGAACTTGGATTACCTGAAATGTTTTTAAAAAAAGTACCTGAAGATGGAATGAGCGGAAAATCTGATGAAGAAAAATTAGGATTTAGCTATGAAATTTTGGACGAATATATTAGAACAGGAAATATTTCTGATTTAAAAGCAAAAGAAAAAATAGATTATTTACATAAAATTAATTTACACAAAATACTACCTATGCCAAAATATAAAAAGGGGGACAAATAA